In Synechocystis sp. PCC 6714, the following are encoded in one genomic region:
- a CDS encoding ATP phosphoribosyltransferase regulatory subunit — translation MIHHPPAGARDLLPLEVAQKACINDQLQKTFHRWGYQRIVTSTLEWLDTLVAGGAISANKVIQLQDSGEGRLGLRPELTASIARAVVTRMTDSQPQRLCYRANVFRNPPEGYHGKQMEFFQAGIELLFAGGVRADAEILLLLTDCLTQLGLTDWQLILGDAGLTRSLLAKLPTHLQTAVRDCITRLDYVELSQLPYPDDEAKNLALQLFDLRGSVKEVLARLGQLSLQGECLDRVDRLQALLSLVAASGDGPLNLVLDLSWLQPFDYYTGMVFQAVSRQTDNCYVLGQGGRYDQLLSHYHPQKQSFPGTGFSLNIEDLHQCLLASGTLPTSTAAIDYLVCPVDDSAEGAAFRHAQQLRRHYPDRRVELDLGGRSPEELNAYAQAMAIGELVWVRADGEIVDHPSDL, via the coding sequence ATGATTCATCATCCCCCCGCTGGAGCCAGGGATTTATTGCCCCTGGAAGTGGCCCAGAAAGCCTGCATCAACGACCAACTACAAAAAACCTTTCACCGTTGGGGTTACCAGCGCATCGTCACCTCGACGTTGGAATGGTTGGATACCCTAGTGGCCGGCGGGGCCATTTCCGCCAACAAAGTTATTCAACTCCAGGACAGTGGCGAAGGACGGTTGGGACTACGGCCCGAATTAACCGCCTCCATTGCTAGGGCAGTGGTGACCCGCATGACCGACAGCCAACCCCAAAGATTGTGTTATCGGGCCAATGTCTTTCGTAATCCCCCGGAAGGCTACCACGGTAAGCAAATGGAGTTTTTCCAAGCGGGCATAGAATTGCTGTTTGCCGGGGGCGTTCGGGCTGACGCGGAAATTCTTCTATTGTTGACGGATTGCCTGACCCAATTGGGCTTGACCGATTGGCAGTTAATTTTGGGGGATGCGGGGTTGACCAGAAGTCTGCTGGCCAAATTACCCACCCATCTGCAAACTGCTGTGCGGGATTGCATCACTCGCTTGGACTATGTGGAACTGTCCCAACTGCCCTATCCTGACGATGAGGCAAAAAACCTGGCTCTGCAATTGTTTGACCTGCGGGGTTCTGTGAAGGAAGTATTGGCTAGGTTAGGTCAATTGAGCTTGCAAGGGGAATGTTTAGACCGGGTCGATCGCCTGCAGGCATTGTTATCTTTGGTGGCCGCCAGTGGCGATGGCCCATTGAATTTAGTCTTGGATCTGAGTTGGTTGCAACCCTTTGATTACTACACTGGCATGGTTTTCCAGGCGGTGAGTCGCCAAACCGACAACTGCTATGTACTGGGTCAGGGAGGACGTTATGACCAGTTGCTGAGCCACTACCATCCCCAAAAACAATCCTTTCCCGGCACCGGCTTCTCCCTAAATATTGAAGACTTGCACCAATGTTTGTTGGCATCGGGCACGTTACCCACTAGCACTGCTGCCATTGATTATCTAGTTTGCCCGGTGGATGATTCGGCCGAAGGAGCCGCTTTTCGCCACGCCCAACAATTACGCCGTCATTATCCCGATCGCCGGGTGGAATTAGACCTCGGTGGGCGATCTCCGGAGGAACTGAATGCCTATGCCCAAGCCATGGCGATCGGTGAGCTGGTGTGGGTTAGGGCCGATGGCGAGATTGTCGATCATCCCAGCGATCTTTAA
- a CDS encoding fructosamine kinase family protein, with amino-acid sequence MSSPSLWQTIAQQISQATGQSFTGTERRSVSGGCINQGYCLMDGEAKYFVKLNQAHQWPMFQAEALGLEGMAATKTIRVPRPICHGSAAGHSYLVLEWLEFGRGSHDSWYRMGQNLAALHQAGGSLQFGWQIDNTIGATPQPNPWTDSWADFFAEQRLGYQLTLARRRGGNFPAPALVVPKVKQLLGDRQPTPALVHGDLWSGNGAILTTGEPVILDPATYYGDGEVDIAMTELFGGFPAGFYQGYHTICPAQPGYQQRKILYNLYHILNHFNLFGGGYQYQAQQMLKQCLGL; translated from the coding sequence GTGAGTTCCCCTTCCCTCTGGCAAACCATTGCCCAACAAATTAGCCAAGCCACCGGGCAATCCTTCACTGGCACAGAACGGCGATCGGTCAGTGGCGGCTGCATTAACCAGGGTTATTGCCTGATGGACGGGGAGGCAAAATATTTTGTCAAGCTGAACCAAGCCCACCAGTGGCCCATGTTCCAAGCCGAAGCCCTAGGGTTGGAAGGGATGGCGGCGACCAAAACCATACGGGTTCCTCGTCCTATTTGCCATGGCAGTGCAGCGGGCCATAGTTACCTTGTTTTGGAGTGGTTGGAGTTTGGCCGGGGTAGCCATGATAGTTGGTACCGCATGGGGCAAAACTTGGCGGCTCTGCATCAAGCGGGGGGCAGCCTTCAATTTGGTTGGCAGATTGATAACACCATTGGGGCCACTCCCCAGCCCAATCCTTGGACAGATAGTTGGGCAGACTTTTTTGCGGAGCAGCGTCTTGGTTATCAACTAACCCTAGCCCGACGGCGGGGGGGGAACTTTCCAGCTCCGGCCCTGGTAGTGCCGAAGGTGAAGCAATTGCTAGGCGATCGCCAACCGACTCCAGCTTTAGTGCATGGGGATTTATGGTCTGGCAATGGTGCCATTTTAACCACTGGGGAACCGGTGATTCTGGACCCTGCCACCTACTATGGCGATGGGGAAGTCGATATTGCCATGACAGAACTGTTTGGCGGTTTTCCCGCTGGATTTTACCAGGGCTACCATACAATTTGCCCGGCTCAGCCGGGGTATCAACAAAGGAAAATTCTCTACAATTTGTACCATATACTTAACCACTTCAATTTGTTTGGGGGAGGCTATCAATACCAAGCCCAACAGATGCTTAAACAATGCCTGGGGCTTTAG
- a CDS encoding DUF3153 domain-containing protein, translating to MAPQKWFKRLLPMLVVVCCLVTGCVNYDVGIRFPEQHYGEIVQHITLGEQLTTLSQAEADRWLKSLDQRARDLNGHTDRPSEQTLVVTIPFGSGQELVEKFNRFFNPQLPKGRRAPEPDQLDLLNLKAELELEQSNWLLVDRNHLKLTVDLRALGVLSNQGNIILSPGSLIDLNFNLQTPLTLQSPSAPGQEILTKIPGQWQLKPGQINVIETSFFVPSYLAIGTILIIALCLGGFYFKYGRWPGVIKSYQ from the coding sequence ATGGCCCCCCAGAAATGGTTTAAACGCTTACTACCGATGCTTGTGGTCGTTTGCTGTCTGGTGACGGGTTGTGTCAATTACGACGTGGGGATCCGTTTTCCGGAGCAACATTATGGGGAGATTGTCCAACATATTACTTTGGGAGAACAGTTGACCACCCTGAGTCAAGCGGAAGCAGATCGTTGGCTCAAAAGTTTAGACCAGCGGGCTAGGGATTTGAACGGTCATACCGATCGCCCGTCGGAGCAAACTTTAGTGGTGACTATTCCCTTTGGCAGTGGTCAGGAGTTAGTGGAAAAATTCAATCGCTTTTTCAATCCCCAACTCCCCAAAGGCCGAAGAGCGCCGGAACCGGATCAGTTGGATTTACTTAATCTAAAAGCGGAACTGGAATTAGAGCAAAGTAACTGGCTATTGGTAGACCGTAATCATCTCAAGTTAACCGTTGACCTGCGGGCCCTCGGGGTTTTATCCAACCAGGGTAATATTATCCTTAGTCCTGGTTCTCTGATTGACCTTAACTTTAATTTACAAACTCCTCTGACTCTCCAGAGCCCATCTGCTCCAGGGCAAGAGATACTAACAAAAATCCCTGGCCAATGGCAGTTAAAACCCGGACAAATTAACGTTATTGAAACTAGCTTTTTTGTCCCCAGTTACTTGGCGATCGGCACTATTTTGATTATTGCCCTTTGTTTAGGCGGTTTTTATTTCAAATATGGCCGTTGGCCTGGGGTCATTAAAAGTTACCAGTAG
- the grxC gene encoding glutaredoxin 3 — protein sequence MANLFNWLPLLSGRQADGVKAKVEIYTWQTCPFCIRAKLLLWWKGVKFVEYKIDGDDQGRQAMAERSEGQRTVPQIFINNQGIGGCDQLYSLDSQGQLDPLLATPSSPA from the coding sequence ATGGCTAATTTGTTTAACTGGCTTCCCCTACTTAGTGGCCGCCAAGCTGATGGGGTCAAAGCAAAAGTGGAAATTTATACTTGGCAAACCTGTCCTTTCTGCATCCGAGCCAAGCTTTTACTCTGGTGGAAAGGAGTCAAATTTGTCGAGTACAAAATTGATGGTGATGACCAGGGTAGACAAGCCATGGCCGAACGGTCGGAGGGCCAGCGCACAGTGCCACAAATTTTCATTAATAACCAGGGCATTGGCGGCTGTGACCAACTCTATAGCCTGGATAGTCAAGGCCAATTGGATCCTCTTTTAGCTACCCCCTCCAGCCCTGCTTAG
- a CDS encoding shikimate dehydrogenase, whose amino-acid sequence MLPITGKTKLLGVIGHPVSHSLSPVMHNAVLQAIASDHVYTAFPIAPEDLVVAINGLGVSGVQGLSVTIPHKQTVIPLLTQVSTTAQLVGAVNTLWWEDGGWRGTNTDVEGFLAPLKKLNRNWGDLTAVILGHGGAARAVVVGLSQLGCGEIVVVGRSEEKLAQFANSWTDQKIQQVLRVLPWEKLPGVLGKTNLLINGTPIGMTPHVHQSPVDQSWLEKLPPTAIAYDLIYTPRPTEFLRGAQQQGLVTIDGLEMLVEQGAAALRIWLGREVPVEIMGQALLEHLAKYQ is encoded by the coding sequence ATGCTTCCCATCACCGGTAAAACTAAGCTCCTTGGTGTAATTGGCCACCCTGTTAGCCATTCCCTTTCCCCCGTGATGCACAATGCGGTGCTCCAGGCGATCGCCAGTGATCATGTGTATACCGCTTTTCCCATTGCCCCGGAGGACTTAGTGGTGGCAATCAATGGCTTGGGGGTCAGTGGAGTGCAGGGTTTGAGTGTGACCATTCCCCATAAGCAAACGGTCATACCGTTGTTGACCCAGGTGAGCACAACAGCCCAACTGGTGGGGGCAGTCAATACGCTCTGGTGGGAAGACGGCGGTTGGCGGGGTACAAATACGGACGTGGAAGGTTTTTTAGCTCCCCTGAAAAAACTGAATAGAAATTGGGGAGACCTAACAGCGGTTATTCTGGGCCACGGTGGAGCAGCCCGGGCTGTGGTGGTGGGGCTGAGTCAGTTGGGCTGTGGAGAAATTGTGGTGGTGGGGCGTAGCGAGGAAAAATTGGCTCAGTTTGCTAACAGTTGGACGGACCAAAAAATTCAACAGGTTCTGCGAGTTCTGCCCTGGGAAAAATTACCTGGAGTGTTAGGAAAAACTAATTTACTGATTAATGGAACCCCCATCGGCATGACTCCCCATGTTCATCAGTCCCCCGTTGACCAATCTTGGCTAGAAAAACTACCTCCCACGGCGATCGCCTACGACCTAATTTACACTCCAAGGCCAACCGAGTTTTTGCGGGGAGCCCAGCAGCAAGGGTTAGTGACCATCGACGGCTTAGAAATGTTGGTGGAACAGGGGGCGGCGGCGCTGAGAATTTGGCTAGGTAGGGAAGTACCGGTGGAAATTATGGGCCAGGCATTGCTGGAACATTTGGCAAAATACCAATAG
- the lipA gene encoding lipoyl synthase yields the protein MSHSRRRLEVTVKPDWLRVKAPQWQRVGSVKDILRDLQLNTVCEEASCPNIGECFQAGTATFLIMGPACTRACPYCDIDFEKRPQPLDPTEPERLATAVKRLNLKHVVITAVNRDDLPDGGAAQFVGCIEATRKVSPGTTIEVLIPDLCGNWQALATLLKAAPEVLNHNMETVPRLYKRVRPQADYAQSLELFNQAKQILPKVYTKSGIMVGLGETDAEVRGVMQDLRRVDCDILTIGQYLQPSQKHLGVKEFVTPEQFDAWRIYGESIGFLQVVSSPLTRSSYHAEQVQALMARFPR from the coding sequence ATCTCCCATAGCAGGAGAAGATTGGAAGTGACCGTCAAACCGGATTGGCTCCGAGTCAAAGCACCCCAGTGGCAAAGGGTGGGCAGTGTTAAGGATATTTTACGGGATTTACAACTGAATACTGTCTGTGAAGAAGCTTCCTGTCCCAACATTGGTGAGTGTTTTCAAGCCGGTACAGCTACCTTTCTGATTATGGGTCCTGCTTGCACCAGGGCGTGCCCCTACTGTGACATTGACTTTGAAAAACGTCCCCAACCCTTAGATCCCACGGAGCCGGAAAGATTGGCCACCGCAGTGAAAAGGCTAAACCTCAAGCACGTGGTCATTACCGCCGTTAACCGGGATGATTTGCCCGATGGAGGAGCTGCTCAATTTGTGGGTTGCATTGAGGCCACACGTAAAGTTTCGCCGGGTACTACCATTGAGGTCTTGATTCCCGATTTATGCGGCAATTGGCAAGCTTTGGCAACCCTATTGAAGGCCGCGCCGGAGGTTTTGAACCACAATATGGAAACGGTCCCACGGCTTTATAAACGGGTGCGACCCCAGGCAGATTATGCCCAATCTTTGGAGTTGTTCAACCAAGCTAAACAGATTTTGCCCAAGGTTTATACTAAGTCTGGCATTATGGTGGGGCTAGGGGAAACCGATGCAGAAGTGCGTGGGGTGATGCAGGATTTGCGCCGGGTAGACTGTGATATTTTAACCATTGGTCAGTATCTCCAACCCAGTCAAAAACATTTAGGGGTTAAGGAATTTGTTACCCCGGAACAGTTCGATGCTTGGCGGATTTATGGTGAATCCATTGGCTTTTTACAGGTCGTTTCCTCCCCACTAACCCGTAGTTCCTACCATGCGGAACAGGTACAAGCCCTAATGGCCCGTTTCCCCCGTTAA